The following DNA comes from Mycolicibacterium aromaticivorans JS19b1 = JCM 16368.
GATCGCCGCGGCGCCCGCCGTCGCCGTGTTCTCCGGAGCGTTCGACGGCGCCGCGCCCCGGGTGCTGGCGTGCTCGGAATCCGACACCGAGGACAGCTTCTCGATGAACTGCGCGCCGTCGATGATCCCCGATGTCAGCGACAACCTGACTGAGGCGGAAGTGGCCGAACCAGGCTTCAACGCCGGTGGTCCGGGCCCGGCCGGTGGCGCACCCGGAAGCGGCGGCCACCGCTAGGTGTACTCGGCTTAGACATTGGTGACGGATCGCTATTGCTGTAGGGAGGACCTCCGGGCTTAGTGGAGATGTCTGACGTCTTCACCAGTCCACGGAGGTCCTCGTGTCCCACGCTAATGCCCGTTTGACCGTTCATGGTCGTCTGCTGCTCGTTGAGCGGATCGTTAAGGGACACCGACCGGTGTCTCATGTCGCTGCCGAATTAGGAGTGTCGCGCCAGTGCGCTCACCGATGGGTGCGCCGGTTTCGCGATGAAGGCGTTGCCGGGTTGTCGGATCGCTCCTCACGACCACACCGCTGCCCGCGCCGCACATCAGCTGTCATTGAAGATGCGGTCCTCGAACTGCGCCGCGCCAGTAGGCGGGGCCAGGACTGGATCGGCGCCGAACTCGGTCTGCCGGCCCGCACGATCTCGGCGATCTTGCGCCGCCACCAGCTGCCGTATCTGAGGGACTGCGACCCGCTGACCGGTGACGTGATCCGGTCATCGAAAGCGACCGCGGTCCGCTACGAACGGGCACGCCCCGGAGAACTAATTCATATGGATGTCAAGAAGATTGGCCGCATCCCTGACGGAGGCGGATGGAAGGCTCACGGCCGAGCCAAGAGCAGATCTGCTGCACAGAGGAACGCGCGCATCGGGTTCGACTACGTGCACTCCGTCGTTGACGACCATTCGCGGCTGGCCTACTCAGAGATCCTGCCCGATGAAAAGGGAGCGACGTGCGGTGAGTTTTTAGCCAGGGCCGCCGAGTACTTCCGCGCCCACGGCATCCCGACCATCGAGAGACTCATCACCGACAACCACTGGAGTTATCGACGCTCCGCCGATGTCGCGGCTGTCATCGCAGGCCTGGGCGCCAAGCACGTCTTCATCAAGCCGCATTGCCCCTGGCAGAACGGGAAAGTGGAGCGCTACAACCGCACCCTGCAGACCGAGTGGGCCTACCAGCAGATATTCACCACCAACGACGCTCGCAGCGCTGCCCTTGCACCCTGGCTCGAGGACTACAACAATCGACGACGCCACTCAGCCCTCGGAGGCCAACCCCCGATCAGCAGACTGACGCCAACGTCCTAGCCGAGTACAGCTAGGTCGTGAGCCCGCGGTTTCCGTACGTGTCGAAGTGGACGACGTCCTCGACCGGCCTGCGGGTGGTCGGGC
Coding sequences within:
- a CDS encoding IS481 family transposase, with translation MSHANARLTVHGRLLLVERIVKGHRPVSHVAAELGVSRQCAHRWVRRFRDEGVAGLSDRSSRPHRCPRRTSAVIEDAVLELRRASRRGQDWIGAELGLPARTISAILRRHQLPYLRDCDPLTGDVIRSSKATAVRYERARPGELIHMDVKKIGRIPDGGGWKAHGRAKSRSAAQRNARIGFDYVHSVVDDHSRLAYSEILPDEKGATCGEFLARAAEYFRAHGIPTIERLITDNHWSYRRSADVAAVIAGLGAKHVFIKPHCPWQNGKVERYNRTLQTEWAYQQIFTTNDARSAALAPWLEDYNNRRRHSALGGQPPISRLTPTS